In one Chitinophaga sancti genomic region, the following are encoded:
- a CDS encoding DsbA family protein, with protein sequence MKLIYIYDPICGWCYGFTPVIQEIQQHFKGEISVEILSGGMLLSANRRPASAMYTYIKEAHKQVENTTGITFGEPFLNEYLRSDDMMDSEKPSIALTVFKQYQPENAVNFAHDMQVALNFEGKSLNDIDTYIPILEKYDIPVQAFLNNMKEDDNKYATHQEFSIVQQWGITGFPAAILEKDEQLYLVARGFTPKAQLLQVIEEIKNK encoded by the coding sequence ATGAAACTGATTTATATCTATGATCCCATCTGCGGATGGTGTTATGGTTTTACGCCCGTGATCCAGGAGATCCAGCAACATTTTAAAGGAGAAATATCGGTAGAAATATTGTCTGGCGGCATGTTATTGAGTGCCAACCGCCGCCCAGCCTCTGCCATGTACACCTATATCAAAGAAGCACATAAGCAGGTCGAAAATACTACAGGTATTACTTTTGGTGAACCATTTCTGAACGAATACCTGCGTTCTGACGATATGATGGACTCTGAAAAGCCCAGTATAGCACTGACGGTATTCAAGCAATACCAGCCGGAGAATGCGGTGAACTTTGCACATGATATGCAGGTAGCACTCAATTTTGAAGGTAAGAGTCTCAATGATATTGACACATATATTCCCATCCTGGAGAAATACGATATTCCTGTACAGGCCTTCCTCAACAACATGAAGGAAGATGATAACAAATACGCCACTCACCAGGAATTCAGTATCGTGCAGCAATGGGGTATTACCGGTTTCCCGGCTGCTATCCTTGAAAAAGACGAACAATTATACCTGGTAGCCCGTGGCTTTACTCCCAAAGCACAATTGCTGCAGGTGATTGAAGAGATAAAAAATAAATGA